Proteins encoded by one window of Bradyrhizobium sp. B097:
- a CDS encoding form I ribulose bisphosphate carboxylase large subunit, with the protein MNIQPSITVRGKDRYKSGVMEYKRMGYWEPNYEPKDTDVIALFRVTPQDGVDPTEACAAVAGESSTATWTVVWTDRLTAAEKYRAKCYRVDPVPNSPGSYFAYIAYDLDLFEPGSISNLTASIIGNVFGFKPLKALRLEDMRLPVAYVKTFQGPATGIVVERERLDKFGRPLLGATVKPKLGLSGRNYGRVVYEALKGGLDFTKDDENINSQPFMHWRERFLYCMEAVNRAQAATGEIKGTYLNVTAATMEDMYERAEFAHELGSNIVMIDLVIGYTAIQSMAKWARRNDMILHLHRAGHSTYTRQRSHGVSFRVIAKWMRLAGVDHIHAGTVVGKLEGDPNTTRGYYDICREDFNPLQLEHGVFFDQNWASLNKLMPVASGGIHAGQMHQLLDLLGEDVVLQFGGGTIGHPRGIQAGATANRVALEAMILARNEGRDYVHEGPEILAKAAQTCTPLREALDVWKDVTFNYESTDAPDFVPTPSMAV; encoded by the coding sequence ATGAACATACAGCCATCGATTACCGTGCGCGGCAAGGATCGCTACAAGTCCGGCGTGATGGAATACAAGCGGATGGGCTATTGGGAACCGAACTACGAGCCCAAGGACACCGACGTCATCGCTTTGTTCCGCGTCACGCCGCAGGACGGCGTCGATCCGACCGAAGCCTGCGCGGCGGTGGCTGGCGAATCCTCGACTGCGACCTGGACCGTGGTGTGGACCGATCGGCTGACCGCCGCGGAGAAGTACCGGGCGAAGTGCTATCGCGTCGATCCGGTGCCGAACTCGCCGGGCAGCTACTTCGCCTATATCGCCTATGATCTCGACCTGTTCGAGCCGGGCTCGATCTCGAACCTGACCGCCTCGATCATCGGCAACGTGTTCGGCTTCAAGCCGCTGAAGGCGTTGCGGCTCGAGGACATGCGGCTTCCGGTCGCCTATGTGAAGACGTTCCAGGGCCCGGCGACCGGCATCGTGGTGGAGCGCGAGCGGCTCGACAAGTTCGGCCGTCCCTTGCTCGGCGCCACCGTGAAGCCGAAGCTCGGCCTGTCCGGCCGCAACTATGGCCGCGTCGTCTATGAAGCGTTGAAAGGCGGGCTCGACTTCACCAAGGACGACGAGAACATCAACTCGCAGCCCTTCATGCACTGGCGCGAGCGCTTCCTATACTGCATGGAGGCGGTCAACCGCGCGCAGGCCGCGACCGGCGAGATTAAGGGCACGTATCTCAACGTCACCGCGGCGACCATGGAGGACATGTACGAGCGCGCCGAGTTCGCCCATGAGCTCGGTTCCAATATCGTCATGATTGATCTTGTGATCGGCTACACCGCGATCCAGTCGATGGCGAAGTGGGCGCGCCGGAACGACATGATCCTGCATCTGCATCGCGCCGGTCACTCGACCTACACCAGGCAGCGCAGCCATGGCGTCTCGTTCCGCGTGATCGCGAAATGGATGCGGCTCGCCGGTGTCGATCACATCCATGCCGGCACGGTGGTCGGCAAGCTCGAGGGCGATCCGAACACCACGCGCGGCTACTACGACATCTGCCGCGAGGACTTCAATCCGTTGCAGCTCGAGCACGGCGTGTTCTTCGACCAGAACTGGGCGAGCCTCAACAAGCTGATGCCGGTGGCCTCCGGCGGCATTCATGCCGGCCAGATGCACCAGCTGCTCGACCTGCTCGGCGAGGACGTCGTGCTGCAGTTCGGCGGCGGCACGATCGGCCACCCCCGTGGCATCCAGGCCGGCGCCACCGCCAACCGCGTCGCGCTGGAAGCCATGATCCTCGCCCGCAACGAGGGACGCGACTACGTCCACGAAGGGCCGGAGATCCTGGCCAAGGCGGCGCAGACCTGCACGCCGTTGCGCGAGGCGCTCGACGTCTGGAAGGACGTCACCTTCAACTACGAGTCGACCGACGCCCCCGATTTCGTTCCCACGCCGAGCATGGCGGTCTGA
- the cbbX gene encoding CbbX protein has product MTQPQEQIRETPLESIDLRHEFADLGIGDVLDQLDSELIGLRPVKTRIREIASLLLVERIRQKMALATTFPTLHMSFTGNPGTGKTTVALRMAGILHKLGFVRRGHVISVTRDDLVGQYIGHTAPKTKEILKKAMGGVLFIDEAYYLYRPENERDYGQEAIEILLQIMEQQREDLVVILAGYGDRMEKFFQSNPGFRSRIAHHIDFPDYSDGELLWIAELMLQQQNYRFSPEAREAFTRYIGIRKQQPLFSNARSIRNALDRIRLRQANRIVAKLDRTLTADDVMSIEAGDVLASRVFAKGAGAAGEG; this is encoded by the coding sequence ATGACGCAACCGCAAGAACAAATCCGCGAGACGCCGCTAGAGAGCATCGACCTCCGGCATGAATTCGCCGACCTCGGCATTGGCGACGTGCTCGATCAGCTCGATTCCGAATTGATCGGTCTGAGGCCCGTGAAGACGCGCATCCGCGAGATCGCCTCGCTGCTGCTGGTCGAACGCATCAGGCAGAAGATGGCGCTGGCGACGACGTTCCCGACCCTGCACATGTCGTTCACCGGCAATCCCGGCACCGGCAAGACCACGGTCGCGCTGCGGATGGCCGGCATCCTGCACAAGCTCGGCTTCGTGCGCCGCGGCCACGTCATCAGCGTCACGCGCGATGACCTTGTCGGGCAATATATCGGCCACACCGCGCCGAAGACGAAAGAAATACTGAAGAAGGCGATGGGCGGTGTGCTGTTCATCGACGAGGCCTATTACCTATACCGCCCCGAAAACGAGCGCGACTACGGCCAGGAGGCGATCGAGATCCTGCTCCAGATCATGGAACAGCAGCGCGAGGATCTGGTGGTGATCCTGGCCGGCTATGGCGACCGCATGGAGAAATTCTTCCAGAGCAATCCGGGGTTCCGCTCGCGCATCGCGCATCATATCGACTTCCCCGACTATTCGGACGGCGAGCTGCTCTGGATCGCCGAACTGATGTTGCAGCAGCAGAATTATCGTTTCTCTCCGGAAGCACGCGAGGCCTTCACCCGGTACATCGGCATCCGCAAGCAACAGCCGCTGTTCTCCAATGCGCGCTCGATCCGCAACGCGCTCGACCGCATCCGGCTGCGCCAGGCCAACCGGATCGTGGCAAAGCTCGACCGCACGCTCACGGCCGACGACGTGATGTCGATCGAGGCCGGCGACGTGCTTGCGAGCCGCGTGTTCGCGAAAGGGGCGGGCGCGGCGGGCGAGGGATGA
- a CDS encoding ribulose bisphosphate carboxylase small subunit, whose translation MRVTQGCFSFLPDLTDEQIAAQVQYCLDKGWAVNLESTDDPHPRNTYWDMWGLPMFDLRDAAGIMKELADCRRVYGDRYIRFSGFDSSQGWESVRISFIVNRPREEPGFRLDRQEAAGRNLHYATHSYAAGRPEGERYTDR comes from the coding sequence ATGCGCGTGACCCAAGGCTGCTTCTCTTTCCTGCCCGATCTCACCGATGAGCAGATCGCTGCGCAGGTGCAATACTGCCTCGACAAGGGCTGGGCGGTGAACCTCGAGTCCACCGACGATCCGCATCCCCGCAACACCTATTGGGACATGTGGGGCCTGCCGATGTTCGACCTGCGCGATGCGGCGGGCATCATGAAGGAACTCGCCGATTGCCGGCGGGTCTATGGCGACCGCTACATCCGGTTCTCCGGCTTCGATTCCAGTCAAGGCTGGGAGTCGGTTCGCATCTCCTTCATCGTCAACCGGCCGCGCGAGGAGCCGGGCTTCCGGCTCGACCGCCAGGAGGCGGCCGGACGCAACCTGCATTACGCGACGCATTCCTATGCGGCTGGTCGCCCCGAGGGCGAACGCTACACCGATCGTTGA
- the mmsA gene encoding multiple monosaccharide ABC transporter ATP-binding protein, whose product MTAMLEMRNVSKSFAGVQALRDVNFTVEAGQIHALVGENGAGKSTLMKVLSGVYPAGSYEGSILFDGEERRFRDINDSEALGIIIIHQELALIPLMSIAENIFLSRAPSRFGVVDRNAVYRRTAELLAQVGLRESPDTLVTDLGVGKQQLVEIAKALSKQVRLLILDEPTASLNEADSAALLDRLLVFREQGIASILISHKLNEVARVADRITVLRDGRTVDSLDCRTEQVDEDRIIRSMVNRDLAHRFPERNVAIGDPVMTVENWSVYHPLHTGRQVIKNVDFKVRRGEVVGIAGLMGAGRTEFAMSLFGRAWGYNISGRISLDGREANLASVPAAIHAGLAYVTEDRKQLGLILADDVRKNVTLASLRQVSDRGVIDDVVELKAASDYRNRMRIRCSDVYQEAGQLSGGNQQKVVLSKWLMTDPQVLLLDEPTRGIDVGAKYEIYCIINELAEAGKGVVVISSEMPELLGICDRICVMNDGAFVGEFAKDDATQEKIMRAIMRNVRLSGNGAPAGEPRAGGRAQ is encoded by the coding sequence ATGACGGCGATGCTTGAGATGCGTAACGTCAGCAAGAGCTTTGCCGGCGTGCAGGCATTGCGCGACGTCAATTTCACCGTGGAAGCCGGGCAGATCCATGCGCTGGTCGGCGAGAATGGTGCGGGCAAGTCGACCCTGATGAAGGTGCTGAGCGGGGTCTATCCCGCCGGCAGCTATGAAGGGTCGATCCTGTTCGACGGCGAGGAACGCCGGTTCCGCGACATCAACGACTCCGAGGCGCTGGGGATCATCATCATCCACCAGGAGCTGGCGCTGATCCCGCTGATGTCGATCGCCGAGAACATCTTTCTGTCGCGCGCGCCATCGCGGTTCGGGGTGGTGGACCGCAACGCGGTGTACCGGCGAACGGCCGAGCTGCTCGCGCAGGTGGGCCTGCGGGAATCGCCGGACACCTTGGTCACCGATCTCGGCGTCGGCAAGCAGCAGCTGGTCGAGATCGCCAAGGCGCTGTCGAAGCAGGTGCGGCTCCTGATCCTGGACGAGCCGACCGCGAGCCTCAACGAGGCGGACAGCGCCGCGCTGCTGGACCGGCTGCTGGTATTCCGCGAGCAGGGCATCGCCTCGATCCTGATCTCGCACAAGCTGAACGAGGTCGCACGGGTCGCCGACCGGATCACGGTGCTGCGCGACGGCCGCACCGTCGACAGCCTCGATTGCAGGACCGAGCAGGTCGACGAGGACCGGATCATCCGCAGCATGGTCAACCGCGATCTCGCGCATCGTTTCCCCGAGCGAAACGTTGCGATCGGCGATCCCGTGATGACGGTGGAGAACTGGTCGGTGTATCACCCGCTGCATACCGGGAGGCAGGTGATCAAGAACGTCGACTTCAAGGTGCGCCGCGGCGAGGTGGTCGGCATCGCCGGCCTGATGGGCGCCGGCCGCACCGAGTTCGCCATGAGCCTGTTCGGCAGGGCCTGGGGCTACAATATCTCCGGCAGGATCAGCCTTGACGGCCGCGAGGCCAACCTTGCCAGCGTGCCGGCTGCGATTCATGCCGGCCTTGCCTATGTCACCGAGGACCGCAAGCAGCTCGGGTTGATCCTCGCCGACGACGTCCGCAAGAACGTGACGCTGGCGAGCCTTCGCCAGGTGTCGGATCGCGGCGTAATCGACGATGTCGTCGAGCTGAAGGCCGCGAGCGACTACCGCAACCGGATGCGGATCCGCTGTTCCGACGTCTATCAGGAGGCCGGGCAGCTCTCGGGCGGCAACCAGCAGAAGGTGGTGCTGTCGAAATGGCTGATGACCGATCCGCAGGTGCTGCTGCTCGACGAGCCGACCCGCGGCATCGACGTCGGGGCAAAATACGAGATCTATTGTATCATCAACGAGCTCGCGGAGGCCGGCAAGGGCGTCGTGGTGATCTCGTCGGAAATGCCGGAATTGCTCGGCATCTGCGACCGGATCTGCGTGATGAATGACGGTGCCTTCGTCGGCGAGTTCGCGAAGGACGACGCGACGCAGGAGAAGATCATGCGCGCCATCATGCGCAATGTCAGGTTGTCCGGAAACGGCGCCCCTGCCGGTGAGCCGCGGGCGGGAGGCAGAGCACAATGA
- the mmsB gene encoding multiple monosaccharide ABC transporter permease produces MTDKTVSLPETPKHSGFIKNNLRNYGMLLSLLAIMLFFEIVTDGTLLQPVNLTNLVLQNSYIVIMALGMLLVIVTGHIDLSVGSVAGFVGAVAAVLMVSYHVDYPIAFIVCLLIGAAIGAAQGYWVAYFKIPSFIVTLAGMLVFKGLALAVLQGRSVGPFPPTFQKLSSGFIPELFPSAGTLYPTSLLIGVVLAFALVLASAKSRAREQSHGIEVEPYAFFIAKSIALAGAVLYFTYLIASHRGLPNVLVIMTVLIALYGFVTRRTVIGRQIYAVGGNAKAAKLSGVKTERLTFFTFVNMGALAALAGLVFAARLNTATPKAGLGFELDVIAACFIGGASAYGGVGRVGGAVVGAMIMGVMNNGMSILGIGIDYQQVIKGLVLLGAVCIDVYNQRR; encoded by the coding sequence ATGACCGACAAGACGGTGTCACTTCCCGAGACCCCGAAGCATTCCGGCTTCATCAAGAACAATCTGCGCAACTACGGCATGCTGCTGTCGCTGCTCGCGATCATGCTGTTCTTCGAGATCGTCACCGACGGCACGCTGTTGCAGCCGGTCAATCTCACCAACCTCGTGCTGCAGAACAGCTATATCGTGATCATGGCGCTCGGCATGCTGCTGGTGATCGTCACCGGGCATATCGACCTTTCGGTCGGCTCGGTCGCGGGATTCGTCGGCGCGGTCGCAGCGGTGCTGATGGTGAGCTACCATGTCGACTACCCGATCGCCTTCATCGTCTGTCTCTTGATCGGTGCCGCGATCGGCGCGGCGCAGGGCTACTGGGTCGCCTATTTCAAGATTCCCTCCTTCATCGTGACCTTGGCGGGCATGCTGGTGTTCAAGGGCCTTGCGCTCGCGGTGCTGCAGGGCCGGTCGGTCGGGCCGTTTCCGCCGACCTTCCAGAAGCTGTCGTCGGGCTTCATCCCCGAGCTGTTTCCGAGCGCCGGCACGCTCTATCCGACCTCGCTGCTGATCGGCGTCGTGCTGGCGTTCGCGCTGGTTCTCGCGAGCGCCAAGAGCCGGGCGCGCGAGCAGTCGCACGGCATCGAGGTCGAGCCCTATGCGTTCTTCATCGCCAAGAGCATCGCACTGGCCGGCGCGGTGCTCTACTTCACCTATCTGATCGCTTCGCATCGCGGCCTGCCGAACGTGCTCGTCATCATGACGGTGCTGATCGCGCTCTACGGTTTCGTCACGCGGCGGACCGTGATCGGCCGGCAGATCTATGCCGTCGGCGGCAACGCCAAGGCGGCGAAGCTCTCGGGAGTCAAGACCGAGCGGCTGACCTTCTTTACCTTTGTCAACATGGGCGCGCTGGCGGCGCTCGCCGGGCTGGTGTTTGCTGCCCGCCTCAACACCGCGACGCCGAAGGCAGGCCTTGGCTTCGAGCTCGACGTGATCGCCGCCTGCTTCATCGGAGGGGCGTCGGCCTATGGCGGCGTCGGCCGGGTCGGCGGCGCGGTGGTGGGTGCCATGATCATGGGCGTGATGAACAACGGCATGTCGATCCTCGGCATCGGCATCGATTACCAGCAGGTGATCAAGGGGCTCGTCCTGCTGGGCGCCGTCTGCATCGACGTCTACAACCAGCGCCGCTGA
- a CDS encoding HAD-IA family hydrolase, translated as MNQALAGIRNAGMRDIIAGARALILDVDGTLAETEEVHRRAFNEAFAEAGLDWFWDQVIYGRLLRVAGGKERIRAFDQRNAVPSLTFSDIADLHGIKTARYAALIAAGGCPLRPGVRAWLAGARSRGQRLAIATTTSHGNIDALLSVALGLDWADLFEAVVAGDDVPRKKPAPDVYVEVLARLGLGPADCIAVEDSGNGLAAAAGAGISVVITRSTYFSDDDFAGALLVVDDLSEIDA; from the coding sequence ATGAACCAGGCGCTCGCCGGCATCAGGAACGCCGGGATGCGCGACATCATCGCGGGCGCGCGCGCCCTGATCTTAGATGTCGACGGCACGCTCGCCGAGACCGAGGAGGTGCACCGTCGCGCCTTCAATGAGGCGTTCGCCGAGGCCGGCCTCGATTGGTTCTGGGACCAGGTCATCTATGGGCGGCTGCTTCGCGTCGCCGGAGGCAAGGAGCGCATCCGCGCCTTCGACCAGAGGAACGCGGTCCCGTCGCTGACATTCTCTGATATCGCCGACCTGCACGGGATCAAGACCGCGCGCTATGCCGCGCTGATCGCGGCAGGCGGCTGCCCGTTGCGGCCGGGCGTGAGGGCCTGGCTCGCCGGCGCGCGCAGCCGCGGCCAACGGCTGGCGATCGCCACGACCACCTCGCATGGCAATATCGATGCGCTGCTGTCGGTCGCGTTGGGGCTGGACTGGGCCGACCTGTTCGAGGCTGTTGTCGCCGGCGACGACGTGCCGCGGAAGAAGCCCGCTCCGGACGTCTATGTCGAGGTGCTGGCGCGGCTCGGGCTCGGGCCGGCGGATTGCATCGCGGTCGAGGATTCCGGCAACGGTCTCGCCGCCGCGGCTGGGGCCGGCATCTCCGTGGTCATCACGCGCAGCACCTATTTCAGCGACGACGATTTCGCCGGAGCCCTGCTGGTCGTCGATGATCTCTCCGAGATCGACGCCTGA
- the fba gene encoding class II fructose-bisphosphate aldolase (catalyzes the reversible aldol condensation of dihydroxyacetonephosphate and glyceraldehyde 3-phosphate in the Calvin cycle, glycolysis, and/or gluconeogenesis) — MARITLRQLLDHAAERGYGVPAFNINNMEQGLAIMEAAASCDAPVIIQASRGARSYANDIMLAKMIDALEEMYPQIPLCLHLDHGNEEATCATAIRYGFTSVMMDGSLKADAKTAADYDYNVDITRRVVDMAHWVGASVEGELGVLGSLEHGGGEQEDGHGVEGKLSHDQLLTDPDQAVDFVRATKVDALAIAMGTSHGAYKFTRRPDGEILAMRVVEEIHTRLPNTHLVMHGSSSVPQALQDMFNQFGGEMPQTWGVPVEEIVRGIKHGVRKVNIDTDCRLAMAAAFRKVAAQSKSEFDPRKFLKPAMDALRELCRDRFEQFGTAGNAARIKVVALPEMARRYRAGALDPQIGKITQAA; from the coding sequence ATGGCGCGGATCACATTGAGGCAATTGCTGGACCATGCCGCCGAACGCGGCTACGGCGTGCCGGCCTTCAACATCAACAATATGGAGCAGGGCCTCGCCATCATGGAGGCGGCGGCTTCCTGCGATGCGCCTGTGATCATCCAGGCTTCGCGCGGCGCGCGGTCCTATGCCAACGACATCATGCTGGCGAAGATGATCGATGCGCTGGAGGAGATGTATCCGCAGATCCCGCTCTGCCTGCATCTCGATCACGGCAACGAGGAGGCGACCTGCGCCACCGCGATCCGCTACGGCTTCACCTCCGTGATGATGGACGGTTCGCTCAAGGCCGACGCCAAGACCGCGGCCGACTACGACTACAATGTCGATATCACCCGCCGGGTGGTCGATATGGCGCATTGGGTCGGCGCGTCGGTGGAAGGCGAACTCGGCGTGCTCGGCTCGCTCGAGCATGGCGGCGGCGAGCAGGAGGATGGTCACGGCGTCGAAGGCAAGCTGAGCCATGACCAGCTGCTCACCGATCCCGACCAGGCGGTCGATTTCGTCCGTGCCACCAAGGTCGATGCGCTCGCGATCGCGATGGGCACCTCACATGGCGCCTACAAGTTCACGCGGCGGCCCGACGGCGAGATCCTGGCGATGCGCGTGGTCGAGGAGATCCACACGCGCCTGCCCAACACGCATCTGGTGATGCACGGCTCGTCCTCGGTGCCGCAGGCGCTGCAGGACATGTTCAACCAGTTCGGCGGCGAGATGCCGCAGACCTGGGGCGTCCCGGTCGAGGAGATCGTCCGCGGCATCAAGCACGGCGTGCGCAAGGTCAACATCGACACCGATTGCCGCCTGGCGATGGCCGCCGCCTTCCGCAAGGTCGCCGCGCAGTCGAAGAGCGAGTTCGATCCGCGCAAATTCCTCAAGCCGGCGATGGATGCGCTGCGCGAACTCTGCCGTGACCGCTTCGAGCAGTTCGGCACGGCCGGCAATGCCGCCAGGATCAAGGTGGTTGCACTGCCGGAGATGGCCCGTCGCTACCGCGCCGGCGCGCTCGATCCGCAGATTGGAAAGATCACCCAGGCCGCCTGA
- the chvE gene encoding multiple monosaccharide ABC transporter substrate-binding protein encodes MFKLKTTVFALALAGLAATASHRDAMAQSKPTIGIAMPTKSSARWIDDGNNMVKVLKERGYGTDLQYADDDIPNQLSQVENMVTKGAKVLVIAAIDGTTLSDALKQAKAQGITVIAYDRLIRDTPNVDYYATFDNFQVGVLQAGSIVNALGLKDGKGPFNIELFGGSPDDNNAYFFYDGAMSVLKPYIDSGKLVVASGQTGMGKVATLRWDGATAQARMDNLLSAFYGKKRVDAVLSPYDGLSIGIISSLKGVGYGSKDQPMPFVSGQDAEVPSIKAMLRGEQYSTIFKDTRDLAKVTADMVDAVLSKKEVSVNDTKTYNNGVKVVPSYLLKPVVVDKTNWEKVLIDSGYYKRSQFD; translated from the coding sequence ATGTTCAAATTGAAGACCACCGTGTTCGCGCTCGCGCTGGCCGGCCTTGCCGCGACGGCGTCCCATCGCGACGCCATGGCCCAGAGCAAGCCGACCATCGGCATCGCGATGCCGACCAAATCCTCGGCGCGCTGGATCGACGACGGCAACAACATGGTCAAGGTGCTGAAGGAACGCGGCTACGGTACCGACCTGCAATATGCCGACGACGACATCCCGAACCAGCTCTCCCAGGTCGAGAACATGGTAACCAAGGGCGCCAAGGTGCTGGTCATCGCGGCGATCGACGGCACCACGCTGTCCGATGCGCTGAAGCAGGCTAAGGCCCAGGGCATCACGGTGATCGCCTATGACCGCCTGATCCGGGACACGCCGAACGTCGACTATTACGCGACCTTCGACAATTTCCAGGTCGGCGTGCTGCAGGCAGGGTCGATCGTGAATGCGCTCGGGCTGAAGGACGGCAAGGGGCCTTTCAACATCGAGCTGTTCGGCGGCTCGCCCGACGACAACAACGCCTATTTCTTCTACGACGGCGCGATGTCGGTGCTGAAGCCCTATATCGACAGCGGCAAGCTCGTGGTCGCGAGCGGCCAGACGGGCATGGGCAAGGTCGCGACCCTGCGCTGGGACGGTGCGACCGCGCAGGCGCGGATGGACAATCTGCTCAGCGCCTTCTACGGCAAGAAGCGCGTCGATGCGGTGCTGTCGCCCTATGACGGCCTGTCGATCGGCATCATCTCCTCCCTGAAGGGCGTCGGCTACGGTAGCAAGGATCAGCCGATGCCGTTCGTCAGCGGTCAGGACGCCGAGGTGCCCTCGATCAAGGCGATGCTGCGCGGCGAGCAGTACTCGACCATCTTCAAGGACACCCGCGATCTCGCCAAGGTCACGGCCGACATGGTCGATGCCGTGCTGAGCAAGAAGGAGGTCAGCGTCAACGACACCAAGACCTACAACAACGGGGTCAAGGTGGTTCCGTCCTATCTGCTGAAGCCGGTCGTGGTGGATAAGACCAATTGGGAGAAAGTCCTGATTGACAGCGGCTACTACAAGCGTTCGCAATTCGACTAA